The DNA segment tctattttctctgcCATTAAACTGGCAAAAGCGAATTTGGACACTTGACAATTTCCTACATGAATTGGGCTTCATGTAGAAAATAGTCAGTACTGGTCTCTGAGTTATTACTACATATCAGTCTTTCATGTTGTCTACTGGTAATGTGGTTCCTCCCTGACTACAGcaatataagaaataaaaaaaagaggttaTGTAATATCACAGTGTGCCATTTTCTACGGTTATATAGGTGCAGTAAAAGGTTCTAGTGCCCCACGATTATGTGAATCTTTATTGATCTCCACCAGATCAAGAAAATCTTTTGACATTACAAAAGCCACATCACTAAAACTTCTCActccaaaactacaaaaacaaatgaatacagTGACTCTCAAACATCTTTCCATTAGCAAAAATGTAAACGTCATACTATTTGGAAATATCATCATAATCAGaactgttgttttcatatttcttccTATCAGATTTGAAatcagatacagacagacactcagTACCTTTAACCTCATCCTCCTCAGGATAGAGGAAGACAGCAGGACGGATATGGTGTTGCACTTTGAGCTTCTCCATAGGTTTGAATCCAATGAGTAACAGTCCAGGGTCATAAAACTTCTTGATGGCGTCCACCTCGTCCTTCTCCATCACTATCTTCTTTCTGCCATACACctacagcagacacacaccacgcacaaagagagaaaagagcacCAATGAAATCACTGAAATGTGTACTGATGGTCAACTAAATTAGAATTATATTTAATCCGGTCTTACCTGAGCTTTCTTTATCTCACTGGGCAGCAGCAGGCTGCCAGTCTGGGTGTGGAAGGTGCGGGTTTTGCTGCGGACCGGCTCGTTGGTTTCCCTGTAAAGTCTGATGGCTCCAGGTTTTCGGGCCGCCACAGCGGTTGCATAAATTCCCACAGCTAAATTTATGCCTTCACCCAGACACAGCTTTAACCTAAAGatggcagggagggagggatgatgTGAGCGaacaggagggaggaagagtTAAGTgattaaaaagacacaaatattgaccagacaggaggaagaaaacacagatcaataagtttaaaaaaaaaaaaggagaaaaaatgtgacaaaaagcaGGAGGGAAGATATAAGTTTTGTCTTTCTGAAATGTAAACTAGTCAATTATCTGTACCTCGCCATggctctcttcttctgctccttgGCCCTCACCCTCTTCTGGAGGTCCTCCAGTTTGTTACAAGGCTCCAGCTGCAAGCCCAGCTCACTCTCATCCTCTGGTGGACTTACAATGTCACAAAAGAAGAGTGAGACATCGAAGCCGCCTGGTTTCATCAGGTGCATCAAATCAATGACAACACctaagagagaggggaaagggtCAGGTCAAATACAGGCTGAGTCTCTACTTGTGCTGTCATATGATTAGACAAACAGCGATTTTTCCAAGGGAAGCTTTAATCCAAAACAGTGTTACAGGTTTGCATAAAAGACCAGCAGCCTTTGCTTTTCAGACCCACCTGTCTCTTTGAGGTCGCCGGCCTTGGTGCGAGCCTGTCGGTCCTTTGTACTGTTGCCTCCGTGTGGTTCATCCCTGCAGGTGAAGATCATGAGCCTCTTGTGTGAGAGGCGAAGCTTGATGTCGTTGTACAGGTTGGCACAGCACCACAGGGCGTCACCTAATGATGTCTCTCCGCTGCCCATGGTCTCTGCAGCAAGCTGGGCACCTTTGCCCCCCCGCAAAGCTTCCACATCCTGCACTCTCTTCGCCCCTGTGGAAAATAAGGAAACAGACAAGATGTACACGAGGAGACAGATGCCAAAAAACAGAATGTACAGGGGTGTAAGAAAGATATGTTTAGAAAGTTAAAACATTAAttagaaggaaagaaaaagttgttAGTTGCCATGTGTTAGTTTGACAAATGTAGTGTCTTACCAGGTTCGTCCAGGTCATGGTAAACGTAGACGTGCTTGAATGAGTTCCTGGGGTTTTTGCTCTGTTCCGTGCCGAAGAAAACAAGAGCCATCAGGTCCCTGTGACTGCTGATGATCTTACTGGTGTACACACTGCGCACAACCTACGTGGACAGAACACAGACAATTATTATCAATAtctgagaagaaaaataagaaaaatttgTAATGATCTGATTCTATTATACTCATATGCAGCAGATAGGCTTGAGGGGTTTGcagtttttaaaacaatttcagGCCAAAAGATTCTGTTTTCCTACAAATGACTGAGAATTTTGTGATCACGATGATTTACACTTAAAAGAGCCTTTCCCCAACAACACTCTTTCAACTCATACATAATATTTTAGCAAGTTTCAGCACATTCCATGCAGTTCTTGAACATGTTAGGATTTAGATAATTACCTAACTCAATTTCCAAACATTTCCACATGTTTGAAAATTGAGTCACAGTACGAGGATGACTGTTGCACCAAAAGTGATGATacacatcaaaaacaaagcaagagagacaaagataaTTGACCATCTTACCTGCATAGTCATGTCAAAGTTGGAGGGTTGTCCATCTTCTCCTTTGATGAACATTTCCTTGGAGGCGTCAACCAAGAACACCAAACTGTCTCTCCCTGTGATTTTGTAATCTCCTAACAAAGACAGTGAGCCTGGTTTGTTTTGGGGTTACTTTAAGGGTTCAGACAGTCTTATTTCTTGATATCACATGCTATCTGATTACATATTTAAACTCCCATCACTTGTTAAATTACATTGTAATGCCACTACATGGCATCAAGTCAAAATTGGCACATGCAGTTCTCTAATTAGTGAAATGCAGagtgaaatgaagaaaatctgGCAGAGAAGAATAATGGCGAAAACAGAGGGATTGATGGCAGCTGATCCTGCATCATTTGCACTGCAGATTAGGTATTAAGGCGGCTTTCATCTCACCTCCAGAttgctctccttcctcctgctcttcctcctcatcctcatttcGGTAGTAAGCGTTCCACTCTGCCATTAGGACAGCTTTTGGTTCTGTCAAAGGATTCAGCAGATTCCCATAAAGATCCCATAAAACCCAGAGGTTTGTTGCTGCTCAACCAGGATTTAGTAACTCTCTTAAAAGCGGTGAAGTTTACAAATAACGTTcaagtaaaatatgttttgcagAACTCAATTTTACAGGAGGTCActtaaagctgctgcagctctgtagtCTCCTGATGTGTTTACAGAAAGTCTGAAGGGACAGTTCATTCAAACATATAAACAGAAGCTGTATTAGGACCTAGCACTGATTCCAAGCTGCatcaagtttttgtttttagtagTCCTACTTCATGAGCAGTTATACCACAGGTACAGTGGCAGTATTAAGGTACAGAGTCAAAATGTTTGTGATATCGTCAGTATTGCCCTGACGTTGAGTGACTTGCTGTGCTCcttcaaaactttattttaaccAAATAAATT comes from the Seriola aureovittata isolate HTS-2021-v1 ecotype China chromosome 21, ASM2101889v1, whole genome shotgun sequence genome and includes:
- the xrcc6 gene encoding X-ray repair cross-complementing protein 6, translated to MAEWNAYYRNEDEEEEQEEGEQSGGDYKITGRDSLVFLVDASKEMFIKGEDGQPSNFDMTMQVVRSVYTSKIISSHRDLMALVFFGTEQSKNPRNSFKHVYVYHDLDEPGAKRVQDVEALRGGKGAQLAAETMGSGETSLGDALWCCANLYNDIKLRLSHKRLMIFTCRDEPHGGNSTKDRQARTKAGDLKETGVVIDLMHLMKPGGFDVSLFFCDIVSPPEDESELGLQLEPCNKLEDLQKRVRAKEQKKRAMARLKLCLGEGINLAVGIYATAVAARKPGAIRLYRETNEPVRSKTRTFHTQTGSLLLPSEIKKAQVYGRKKIVMEKDEVDAIKKFYDPGLLLIGFKPMEKLKVQHHIRPAVFLYPEEDEVKGSACLFSALLTKCSERNVFALCRYISRRNYPPRFVALVPQKEEVDEGKVQITPPGFNVIFLPYADDIRTLDAPQAPVASQTSVDKMKEIVYKLRFKYRSDAFENPVIQQHYRNLEALALDMVAPEEIDDLIMPKVDQIDNRLGPLVQDFKDLVYPADYNPETKPAAKRKTAPTGGGAEKKPKVEVSEDELKAHVQNGTMAKLTVAALKEACKHFGIRTTGTKKQELIDALIGHLGS